In Pseudovibrio brasiliensis, the following are encoded in one genomic region:
- the hflX gene encoding GTPase HflX: protein MKPQSKKEAGLNRKQRDANVEAGEDEVTRGTRSLVIVPIISSRALARGKGAPERPFGAERSPQARLEEAVGLAAAIELEIVSSGLVRLANVKPGSLFGSGKVEEIRGQIEIEEIELVVVDHPLTPIQQRNLERDWNTKVIDRTGLILEIFGERAQTKEGRLQVELAHLTWQKSRLVRSWTHLERQRGGLGFVGGPGETQIEADRRIIQDRITLLKGQLEQVQRTRKLHRKQRKKVPHPVIAFVGYTNAGKSTLFNRMTNAEVFAKDLLFATLDPTLRRLKLPHGREVILSDTVGFISELPHNLVAAFRATLEEVIQADIVLHVRDIAHEDTKAQSQDVNETLEMLGLKVSESDRVIEVYNKIDMLEETHRAKLLESNSVDEGPVAVSALSGDGISDLVARIEMRLAEQLDTVTMVLPHSDGQGHAWLYQHCEILSRDDMEEGIRLAVRVPDAHRSRVRERFAKYFVTGLELAEEPVSEEGEEDDGGYSPI from the coding sequence ATGAAGCCCCAATCTAAAAAAGAGGCCGGTCTGAACCGCAAGCAACGCGATGCGAATGTTGAGGCCGGCGAAGACGAGGTGACCCGGGGAACCCGGTCACTCGTCATCGTACCGATCATTTCAAGCAGAGCTCTGGCAAGAGGTAAAGGTGCTCCTGAGCGCCCCTTCGGTGCTGAGCGTAGCCCTCAAGCCAGACTGGAAGAAGCTGTCGGACTTGCAGCTGCAATCGAGTTGGAGATTGTCTCCTCAGGTCTGGTGAGATTGGCAAATGTAAAGCCGGGTAGTCTGTTCGGTTCTGGTAAAGTGGAGGAAATCCGCGGCCAGATTGAGATCGAAGAGATTGAGCTGGTTGTTGTCGATCATCCACTCACTCCTATCCAGCAGCGAAATCTGGAACGAGACTGGAACACCAAGGTCATCGACCGGACAGGTCTCATTCTTGAGATCTTCGGTGAGCGTGCGCAGACCAAGGAAGGGCGCCTACAGGTGGAGCTTGCTCACCTGACTTGGCAGAAGTCCCGCCTGGTTCGCTCGTGGACGCACCTTGAGCGTCAGCGCGGTGGTCTGGGCTTCGTCGGTGGTCCGGGTGAAACGCAGATCGAGGCTGACCGGCGTATCATTCAGGATCGCATCACCTTGCTGAAAGGGCAGCTGGAACAGGTTCAGCGGACCCGTAAGCTGCACCGCAAACAGCGTAAGAAAGTGCCGCATCCAGTGATTGCCTTTGTGGGTTACACCAACGCGGGCAAATCCACCCTGTTTAACCGCATGACCAATGCTGAGGTGTTTGCCAAAGACTTGCTATTTGCAACGCTGGATCCGACGCTTCGCCGATTGAAGTTGCCGCATGGCCGTGAGGTGATCCTGTCTGACACTGTGGGCTTTATCTCTGAACTGCCGCATAATCTGGTGGCTGCGTTCCGCGCGACGCTGGAAGAGGTTATTCAGGCCGATATTGTGCTGCATGTGCGCGACATTGCCCACGAAGACACTAAGGCGCAGTCTCAGGACGTGAATGAAACGTTGGAGATGCTTGGTCTAAAAGTGTCCGAGAGTGATCGTGTCATTGAGGTCTACAACAAGATCGACATGTTGGAAGAGACGCACCGTGCCAAGTTGCTGGAAAGTAACTCGGTTGATGAGGGTCCGGTTGCTGTTTCTGCCCTTAGCGGTGATGGGATTTCAGATCTGGTTGCCCGCATCGAGATGCGTCTGGCTGAGCAGTTGGATACTGTGACGATGGTTCTGCCACATAGTGACGGGCAGGGGCATGCGTGGCTCTATCAGCACTGCGAGATCCTCTCGCGTGATGATATGGAGGAAGGCATTCGCCTTGCTGTGCGCGTCCCAGATGCTCATCGCTCCCGCGTACGCGAGCGCTTTGCCAAGTACTTCGTGACTGGTCTGGAATTGGCAGAAGAGCCGGTTTCGGAAGAGGGTGAAGAAGATGATGGTGGTTACTCGCCAATCTGA
- the hfq gene encoding RNA chaperone Hfq, which translates to MADRAQNLQDTFLNHVRKQKTPLTIFLINGVKLQGVVTWFDNFCVLLRRDGHSQLVYKHAISTIMPNSPIQLFEPAEEEGEKAGG; encoded by the coding sequence ATGGCTGACCGCGCTCAAAATCTTCAAGATACATTTTTAAATCATGTCAGGAAGCAGAAGACGCCACTGACAATCTTTTTGATCAATGGTGTAAAACTGCAAGGTGTAGTTACTTGGTTTGATAATTTCTGCGTATTATTGCGTCGTGACGGGCACTCCCAGCTCGTTTACAAGCACGCTATTTCAACAATCATGCCAAATAGCCCTATACAGCTGTTTGAACCAGCTGAAGAAGAAGGCGAAAAAGCAGGAGGCTGA
- a CDS encoding D-amino-acid transaminase: MSRVAYVNGQYVPHSQAAVHVEDRGYQFSDGVYEVCEVWREQIVDMTAHLDRLDRSLSELQIASPMSRAALVQVMKEVISLNRVKNGLIYMQVSRGVAPRDHYFPPAGTLPSVVMTAKSVPAGKMDKVAAQGVGVITVEENRWDRVDIKTVGLLPNVLAKQKAKEAGAREAWFVDKNGLVTEGGSTNAWIILKNSTLVTRPATHGILKGITRAGVLKLAEMKGFSVEERGFSLEEAKSAQEAFLTSASGLVMPVVKINETILGDGRPGPIVQDLRKSFHEASELIKLEVAGG, encoded by the coding sequence ATGAGCCGTGTTGCCTATGTAAATGGACAATATGTACCGCATTCACAAGCAGCCGTGCACGTTGAGGATCGGGGCTACCAGTTCTCTGACGGTGTTTATGAGGTCTGCGAGGTCTGGCGGGAGCAGATCGTTGATATGACTGCGCATCTTGACCGGCTGGACCGGTCCTTGAGCGAGCTTCAGATTGCTTCACCCATGTCCCGTGCCGCTCTGGTGCAGGTGATGAAGGAAGTGATCTCTCTGAACCGCGTCAAAAATGGCCTGATCTACATGCAAGTCTCGCGCGGAGTAGCACCACGTGATCACTATTTTCCACCAGCGGGAACATTGCCTTCTGTGGTTATGACCGCAAAGTCCGTGCCGGCGGGCAAAATGGACAAGGTTGCGGCTCAGGGTGTTGGCGTTATTACGGTTGAAGAGAATCGTTGGGATCGCGTCGATATCAAGACTGTTGGTCTTTTGCCTAATGTTCTTGCTAAACAAAAGGCTAAGGAAGCTGGGGCTCGTGAAGCATGGTTTGTGGATAAAAATGGCCTTGTAACTGAAGGCGGCTCAACGAATGCTTGGATAATTCTAAAGAACAGCACTTTGGTGACGCGACCTGCTACTCACGGAATTCTAAAAGGAATTACCAGAGCGGGTGTTCTAAAATTGGCGGAAATGAAAGGATTTTCCGTAGAAGAACGCGGTTTTTCTCTGGAAGAGGCAAAAAGTGCGCAAGAGGCATTTTTAACAAGTGCTTCCGGGCTTGTCATGCCTGTCGTGAAAATAAACGAAACAATTCTTGGTGATGGCAGACCCGGTCCAATCGTTCAAGACTTAAGAAAATCATTCCATGAAGCGTCAGAGTTGATTAAACTGGAGGTTGCCGGGGGTTAA
- the trkA gene encoding Trk system potassium transporter TrkA → MKVVICGAGQVGYGIAEKLAAEQNDVSVIDTSPQLVHAIRDTLDVRGFIGHGAHPDVLAQAGADQADMIIAVTLYDEINMVACQVAHSLFNVPIKVSRVRAQSYLQSHYRNLFSRDNMPIDVIISPEIEVGEMILRRLSLPGAMETVRFADDNMIIVGIDCGGDCPVLDTPLRQLTELFPDLSAVVVGIARDGKVFVPHSSDMMREGDLVYVCCERGQVRRTLSIFGHEEPEAKRVLIAGGGNIGAYVARRLEEKQSRTKVKIIEHSRDRAIRIADELRRTVVLHGSALDQVMLQEADVEDSDMMVALTNEDEVNILSCVMAKKMGCERNLSLLNNTSYPAFAHALGIDAFVNPRQVTISKILQHVRRGRIRAVHALQNGAAEVIEAEALDTSPLVGRPLREVELAEGIRIGGILRDGKVITPCGDERIQAHDRVVIFAVADKVRQVEQMFRVSLEFF, encoded by the coding sequence ATGAAGGTTGTTATTTGTGGCGCCGGACAGGTTGGGTACGGCATTGCCGAAAAGCTTGCTGCGGAACAGAACGATGTTTCTGTGATTGATACCAGCCCACAGCTGGTTCATGCCATTCGAGACACGCTGGATGTGCGCGGCTTTATTGGCCATGGCGCGCACCCGGATGTGCTGGCGCAGGCAGGTGCTGACCAGGCCGATATGATCATTGCCGTGACCTTATACGACGAGATCAACATGGTCGCGTGTCAGGTAGCGCACTCGCTGTTCAACGTGCCGATTAAGGTTTCGCGGGTTCGTGCGCAAAGCTATTTGCAATCTCATTATCGCAATCTGTTTTCGCGCGATAATATGCCGATTGATGTGATCATTTCGCCTGAAATTGAGGTGGGTGAGATGATCCTGCGGCGCTTGTCGCTGCCAGGCGCTATGGAAACCGTGCGCTTTGCCGATGACAACATGATTATCGTTGGCATTGATTGTGGTGGTGACTGTCCGGTTCTGGATACGCCATTGCGTCAGCTAACAGAGCTGTTCCCGGACCTGTCTGCTGTGGTGGTTGGCATTGCCCGTGATGGCAAGGTCTTTGTTCCGCACAGCTCTGATATGATGCGGGAAGGGGATCTGGTTTATGTGTGCTGTGAGCGTGGTCAGGTGCGCCGTACACTGAGCATCTTTGGTCATGAAGAACCTGAGGCAAAACGTGTTCTTATCGCTGGCGGCGGTAATATCGGTGCTTATGTTGCTCGTCGTCTTGAGGAGAAGCAGAGCAGAACTAAAGTAAAGATTATCGAGCATTCCCGCGACCGGGCTATTCGCATTGCGGATGAGCTGCGCAGGACTGTGGTTTTGCATGGCAGTGCTTTGGATCAGGTCATGCTGCAGGAAGCGGATGTTGAAGACTCTGACATGATGGTGGCGCTGACCAATGAGGATGAGGTGAACATCCTGTCCTGCGTGATGGCCAAGAAGATGGGCTGTGAGCGTAACCTATCGCTGCTGAACAACACCAGTTACCCAGCCTTTGCACACGCTTTGGGCATTGATGCCTTTGTGAACCCGCGTCAGGTGACAATCTCGAAGATCCTCCAGCATGTGCGTCGTGGCCGTATCCGTGCGGTGCATGCCTTGCAGAATGGCGCTGCTGAGGTGATTGAAGCGGAAGCGCTGGATACGTCGCCACTTGTTGGGCGTCCTTTGCGAGAGGTTGAGCTGGCAGAGGGTATCCGTATCGGCGGTATTCTGCGTGATGGAAAAGTGATCACACCTTGCGGTGATGAGCGCATTCAGGCGCATGACCGTGTGGTTATTTTCGCTGTTGCGGACAAAGTTCGCCAGGTGGAACAGATGTTCCGTGTGTCACTGGAGTTCTTCTAG
- a CDS encoding sigma-54-dependent transcriptional regulator, whose product MASDILIVDDEADIRELIAGILEDDGYNTRTAGDSDAALAAIADRRPSLIILDIWLMGSKLDGLEVLEVIKKENPDLPVVIISGHGNVETAVSAIKKGAYDYIEKPFKADKLVLITERALEASSMKREIKELKQRAGDVSNLVGSSSSINNLRLTIERICLTNSRVMITGPSGSGKETVARTIHEASPRSKSPFVVLSAANITPERMEEELFGIEETETTPRKVGALEEAHGGTIYLDEIADMPLETQNKILRVLVDQTFTRLGGHNKVKVDVRLLSSSACNLENRIAEGLFREDLYHRLAVVPLRVPALEERREDIPQLIHFFMKQISNSTGLPMRRIGEDAMAVLQTHDWPGNLRQLRNNVERLMILTRADPDAVITADLLPAEVASTVPSMPGSSGGEELMSLPLREAREQFEREYLQAQVKRFGGNISRTSEYIGMERSALHRKLKSLGLT is encoded by the coding sequence GTGGCAAGTGACATTCTGATTGTTGATGATGAAGCAGATATTCGTGAGCTGATCGCCGGTATTTTGGAGGATGACGGCTACAACACGCGGACTGCAGGAGATAGCGATGCAGCGCTGGCTGCTATCGCAGACCGCAGGCCGTCTCTGATCATCCTCGATATCTGGCTGATGGGCAGCAAGCTTGACGGGTTGGAAGTTCTTGAAGTGATCAAGAAAGAAAATCCAGACCTGCCAGTCGTGATTATTTCCGGTCACGGCAACGTGGAGACAGCGGTTTCTGCGATCAAGAAGGGCGCTTACGATTACATTGAGAAGCCGTTCAAGGCCGATAAGCTGGTTCTGATTACCGAGCGTGCCCTGGAAGCCTCTTCCATGAAGCGCGAGATCAAGGAACTGAAGCAGCGTGCTGGTGACGTTTCCAACTTGGTGGGCAGTTCTTCGTCCATCAATAACCTGCGTTTGACCATTGAGCGTATTTGCCTGACTAACAGCCGCGTGATGATCACGGGGCCGTCCGGTTCAGGTAAGGAGACCGTTGCGCGCACGATCCATGAAGCATCGCCGCGGTCCAAGTCTCCATTTGTTGTGCTCTCTGCTGCTAACATTACGCCGGAACGTATGGAGGAAGAGCTCTTCGGTATTGAGGAGACGGAAACCACGCCGCGTAAGGTTGGCGCTTTGGAAGAAGCGCATGGTGGCACGATCTATCTGGATGAGATTGCGGACATGCCGCTGGAAACGCAGAACAAGATTCTGCGTGTTCTGGTGGATCAGACCTTCACCCGTCTGGGTGGTCACAACAAGGTGAAGGTGGATGTGCGCCTTCTGTCCTCCAGTGCCTGCAATCTGGAAAATCGCATTGCGGAAGGTTTGTTCCGTGAGGATCTGTATCACCGTCTGGCCGTTGTACCGCTGCGGGTGCCGGCTCTTGAGGAGCGGCGCGAGGACATTCCTCAGCTGATCCACTTCTTCATGAAGCAGATTTCGAACTCCACGGGCCTGCCAATGCGCCGGATTGGTGAAGATGCCATGGCGGTGTTGCAGACCCATGACTGGCCGGGCAACCTGCGCCAGCTGCGCAACAATGTTGAGCGTTTGATGATCTTGACCCGGGCGGATCCGGATGCTGTGATTACAGCTGATCTTCTGCCTGCGGAAGTGGCTTCTACCGTGCCAAGCATGCCGGGTTCTTCCGGTGGTGAAGAGCTGATGTCCTTGCCGCTTCGTGAAGCGCGTGAGCAGTTTGAACGTGAGTATCTGCAAGCACAGGTTAAGCGTTTTGGCGGTAATATCTCGCGTACCTCCGAATATATTGGTATGGAACGGTCAGCATTGCACCGAAAGCTCAAGTCTCTTGGTCTCACCTGA
- a CDS encoding sensor histidine kinase NtrY-like, whose product MFGLTVVLLALCSIGVSFLVLMGVTPIVPSEKVVYIALGINGALVLLLIGLIIFELVKLLQARRRGRAAARLHVRIVTMFSLVAALPAFIVAVVATITLDQGLDRWFETRTRNIITNAQSVAAAYVQEHGNSLRSTLIGMASDVDLNRNSYFYDPTRFDRFFETQTWVRGLLGAYILKNDGTVVMRVLRDPKVEPLLPPQVAMNQAEDGAPVLIAPGVSNLVGGVIKLSAYEDLYLYVTRALDPRVVEYQRLAEAGVNEYAELEQRRFGVQLAFALVYVGVALVLLLSSIWVGFGFANQLVLPIRNLIGAADQVSKGNYYVEVEAAKASGDLENLGRTFNNMTGQLRGQRDALLAANDQIDRRRRFSEAVLSGVSSGVIGIDDEGDVTMVNRSAKRLLSQEEEELLEKPIYESIPEVQEVVSKALEESKDSAQVAQVAIMRKGRERTVNVRVTTEEATRSEHGFVVTLDDITDLVAAQRNSAWADVARRIAHEIKNPLTPIQLSAERIRRRYGKRIEDDDRKVFDQCVDTIIRQVGDIGRMVDEFSSFARMPKPKMESADLRSVVRESTFMVSVANSQIHFETDVPGEAVRATFDSRLVGQAVGNVIKNASEAVEAYLAKEENPEQGSVLVKLYSEGPVHTIDVIDNGIGLPTEHRTRLLEPYMTTREKGTGLGLAIVRKIMEDHGGGIELLDAPSVAEGGHGAMVRLTLRSFDDPSSPKDET is encoded by the coding sequence ATGTTTGGCCTGACAGTGGTGTTGTTGGCGCTGTGTTCTATTGGGGTTTCTTTTCTGGTGCTGATGGGTGTAACGCCTATCGTTCCATCTGAAAAGGTTGTCTATATCGCGCTTGGCATCAATGGCGCGCTGGTGCTGCTGCTCATCGGCCTGATTATCTTTGAGCTGGTGAAGCTGTTGCAGGCGCGGCGCCGTGGGCGTGCTGCGGCCCGGCTTCATGTGCGTATTGTGACCATGTTTTCGCTGGTGGCGGCACTACCTGCGTTTATTGTTGCTGTTGTGGCAACGATTACGCTGGATCAGGGGCTCGATCGCTGGTTTGAGACGCGTACGCGCAACATCATCACCAATGCGCAGTCTGTGGCGGCTGCTTATGTTCAGGAGCATGGGAACTCCCTGCGCTCCACACTGATTGGCATGGCCAGCGATGTGGATCTGAACCGCAACTCCTACTTCTATGATCCGACCCGCTTTGATCGCTTCTTTGAAACCCAGACATGGGTGCGCGGATTGCTGGGCGCTTACATCCTGAAGAACGATGGCACCGTTGTGATGCGCGTGCTGCGCGACCCGAAGGTGGAGCCTTTGCTGCCGCCGCAGGTGGCGATGAACCAGGCGGAAGACGGGGCTCCGGTACTGATCGCGCCTGGTGTTTCGAACCTTGTGGGCGGCGTGATTAAGCTGTCTGCCTATGAGGATCTTTATCTATATGTGACCCGTGCGCTTGATCCGCGCGTGGTTGAATATCAGCGATTGGCGGAAGCTGGCGTCAATGAGTATGCAGAACTGGAACAACGGCGCTTTGGGGTTCAGTTGGCTTTTGCCCTTGTTTATGTGGGCGTGGCGCTTGTTCTGTTGCTGTCTTCCATTTGGGTTGGCTTTGGGTTTGCGAACCAGCTGGTGCTGCCAATCCGCAATCTGATTGGTGCTGCGGATCAGGTTTCCAAAGGCAACTATTATGTTGAAGTTGAGGCTGCGAAAGCCAGTGGTGACCTTGAGAACCTTGGGCGGACCTTCAACAATATGACCGGTCAGTTGCGGGGGCAGCGTGACGCGTTGTTGGCGGCAAATGACCAGATCGACCGCCGCCGCCGCTTCAGTGAGGCGGTGTTGTCGGGTGTGTCTTCCGGCGTTATTGGGATTGATGATGAAGGCGATGTGACCATGGTCAACCGGTCCGCTAAGCGCCTTCTCAGTCAGGAAGAAGAAGAACTTCTTGAAAAGCCAATTTATGAGAGTATCCCTGAGGTTCAGGAGGTTGTTTCCAAGGCGCTTGAAGAAAGCAAGGATAGTGCTCAGGTGGCGCAGGTTGCTATTATGCGAAAAGGGCGTGAGCGCACGGTGAATGTGCGTGTGACGACCGAGGAAGCAACACGCTCTGAGCATGGGTTTGTGGTGACGCTGGACGATATTACGGATCTTGTGGCTGCGCAGCGTAACTCAGCATGGGCTGATGTGGCGCGCCGGATTGCGCATGAGATCAAGAACCCGCTGACGCCGATCCAGCTTTCTGCAGAGCGTATTCGCCGCCGGTATGGCAAGCGCATTGAGGATGATGACCGCAAGGTGTTTGACCAGTGCGTGGACACCATTATTCGACAAGTGGGCGATATCGGGCGCATGGTGGATGAGTTCTCCTCGTTTGCGCGCATGCCAAAACCGAAGATGGAATCTGCTGATCTGCGTTCTGTGGTACGCGAGTCCACCTTTATGGTTTCCGTTGCCAATTCGCAGATCCACTTTGAGACGGATGTGCCGGGCGAGGCTGTTCGGGCGACGTTTGACAGTCGTCTTGTGGGGCAGGCCGTTGGCAATGTGATCAAGAATGCGTCGGAGGCTGTTGAGGCTTATCTGGCGAAAGAAGAAAACCCGGAGCAGGGTTCTGTTCTGGTGAAACTTTACTCGGAAGGGCCGGTTCACACGATTGATGTGATCGACAACGGAATTGGCCTTCCAACTGAACACCGCACACGGCTTTTGGAGCCTTATATGACCACCCGCGAAAAAGGGACAGGTCTGGGGCTCGCGATTGTGCGGAAAATTATGGAAGATCATGGGGGCGGTATTGAACTGCTGGATGCGCCATCTGTCGCCGAGGGCGGGCATGGCGCCATGGTTCGACTGACACTGCGCAGTTTCGATGATCCTTCCTCTCCCAAAGATGAAACTTAA
- the ntrC gene encoding nitrogen regulation protein NR(I) yields MPSGTILVADDDSAIRTVLNQALSRAGYTVRLTSNATTLWRWVSSGEGDLVISDVVMPDENAFDVLPRIRKLRPELPVIIMSAQNTFMTAIKASEQGAYEYLPKPFDLKELTGIVGRALAEPKGRQFDMGGEGNDNIPLVGRSPAMQEIYRVLARLMQTDLTVMINGESGTGKEVVARALHDYGKRRNGPFVAVNMAAIPKDLIESELFGHEKGSFTGAQARSSGRFEQADGGTLLLDEIGDMPMEAQTRLLRVLQQGEYTSVGGRTPIQTDVRIIAATNKDLRQLINQGLFREDLYFRLNVVPIRLPPLRERTEDIPDLVRHFFAMAESEGLPAKQIEVAALDKLRRYRWPGNVRELENLVRRLAALYPQDDITASLIDLELSQPSAASIEADAPSAQDLSGSVERYLGDYFSGFGEELPPPGLYHRILREVEYPLISAVLAATRGNQIKAAELLGVNRNTLRKKIRDLDVQVIRSSR; encoded by the coding sequence ATGCCGAGTGGAACCATTCTTGTTGCTGATGACGATTCTGCGATCCGTACCGTTCTCAATCAGGCGCTCTCTCGGGCAGGCTATACTGTTCGGCTGACCTCTAACGCGACCACGTTGTGGCGCTGGGTGAGTTCAGGTGAGGGGGATCTGGTGATTTCTGATGTGGTGATGCCGGATGAGAATGCGTTTGATGTGCTGCCGCGCATCCGCAAGCTGCGTCCGGAACTGCCAGTGATTATCATGAGTGCGCAGAACACCTTCATGACTGCCATCAAGGCTTCTGAGCAAGGTGCTTATGAGTATCTGCCCAAGCCGTTTGATCTGAAAGAACTGACCGGCATTGTTGGGCGTGCGCTTGCTGAGCCAAAAGGCCGCCAGTTTGATATGGGCGGTGAGGGGAACGACAATATTCCGCTCGTGGGCCGGTCTCCTGCTATGCAAGAGATTTACCGCGTGCTTGCGCGTTTGATGCAGACTGATTTGACCGTGATGATCAACGGTGAGAGTGGCACCGGTAAAGAGGTGGTCGCACGGGCGCTGCATGATTATGGCAAGCGCCGGAATGGTCCATTTGTTGCGGTCAATATGGCTGCGATCCCGAAAGATCTGATTGAATCTGAGTTGTTCGGTCACGAGAAAGGCTCGTTTACCGGGGCGCAGGCGCGGTCTTCTGGCCGGTTTGAGCAGGCTGATGGTGGTACGCTGCTGCTGGATGAAATTGGCGATATGCCGATGGAAGCACAGACCCGCTTGCTGCGTGTGTTGCAGCAGGGAGAGTATACGTCTGTGGGCGGTCGTACGCCGATCCAGACGGATGTGCGCATTATTGCCGCGACCAATAAGGATCTGCGCCAGCTGATTAATCAGGGGCTGTTCCGTGAGGATCTGTACTTCCGTTTGAACGTGGTTCCCATCCGCCTTCCACCTTTGCGCGAGCGTACTGAGGATATTCCGGATCTTGTCCGGCACTTCTTTGCCATGGCGGAGAGTGAAGGTTTGCCTGCTAAGCAGATTGAAGTGGCTGCACTTGATAAACTGCGCCGCTATCGCTGGCCGGGCAACGTACGCGAGCTGGAAAACCTTGTTCGCCGTCTGGCTGCACTTTATCCGCAGGACGACATTACAGCGAGCTTAATCGATCTGGAGCTCTCACAGCCAAGCGCGGCTTCAATTGAGGCTGATGCGCCTTCTGCTCAGGATCTGAGTGGTTCTGTTGAGCGGTATCTGGGGGACTACTTCAGCGGTTTTGGCGAAGAACTGCCACCTCCGGGCCTCTACCACCGCATCTTGCGTGAGGTGGAGTACCCACTGATCAGCGCTGTGCTTGCAGCCACCCGGGGCAACCAGATCAAGGCTGCGGAACTTCTGGGCGTGAACCGAAACACCCTGCGTAAGAAAATCCGCGATCTGGATGTGCAGGTAATCCGTAGTTCGAGATAA
- a CDS encoding two-component system sensor histidine kinase NtrB: protein MLETGGDTLTHAKATLSNGVPGQAVLDSLPHPVVVVGDDDKIVGANSAAEGFFHASLSVMKRREVSWFVPFGSPLLGLIAQVRERGGAVNEYKVDIGTPRIGQEKLVDIHASPLSEAPGSVVLLFQERTMAEKLDKQLTSRGAARTVTGLAAMLAHEIKNPLSGIRGAAQLLEQSASEDDRSLTRLIMEETDRIVKLVDRMEVFSDERPIDREPVNIHVVLDHVKRVAENGFASKVRIVEDYDPSLPPVYANRDQLVQVFINLIKNASEALSGVNEPEIVVSTAFRPGVRLSVPGVQERVSLPLEFCVRDNGYGVPEDLRPHLFDPFITTKTNGSGLGLALVAKIVGDHGGVVECESGTRGTTFRILMPAFTGPIVHSGIED from the coding sequence ATGTTGGAGACGGGAGGAGACACTCTAACACACGCCAAGGCCACACTGAGTAATGGTGTGCCGGGGCAGGCCGTTCTGGATTCATTGCCGCACCCTGTTGTTGTGGTGGGCGACGATGACAAGATTGTTGGCGCGAACAGTGCTGCGGAAGGGTTCTTCCACGCCAGCCTGTCAGTGATGAAGCGCCGTGAGGTTTCGTGGTTTGTGCCGTTTGGCAGCCCATTGCTGGGATTGATAGCGCAGGTTCGTGAGCGTGGCGGTGCGGTCAATGAATACAAGGTGGACATCGGTACTCCGCGTATTGGGCAGGAAAAGCTGGTTGATATTCACGCTTCTCCCTTAAGTGAAGCTCCGGGCAGTGTTGTGCTGTTGTTTCAGGAACGCACGATGGCGGAGAAGCTGGATAAGCAGCTGACCAGCCGCGGTGCTGCACGCACAGTGACCGGCCTAGCAGCCATGCTGGCCCATGAGATCAAAAACCCGCTTTCCGGTATTCGCGGTGCGGCTCAACTTCTGGAGCAATCAGCCAGTGAGGATGACCGCTCACTGACCCGTCTCATCATGGAGGAGACAGACCGGATCGTGAAGCTGGTGGACCGGATGGAAGTGTTTTCCGATGAGCGTCCGATAGATCGCGAGCCGGTGAACATTCACGTGGTGCTGGATCATGTGAAACGGGTTGCGGAGAACGGCTTTGCGTCCAAGGTGCGCATTGTCGAGGATTATGACCCATCGCTGCCGCCGGTTTATGCCAATCGGGATCAGCTGGTACAGGTGTTTATCAACCTGATCAAGAACGCAAGTGAAGCACTGAGCGGTGTGAATGAGCCGGAGATTGTTGTTTCTACGGCTTTCCGCCCAGGTGTGCGCCTTTCTGTGCCGGGTGTGCAGGAGCGCGTGAGCTTGCCGCTTGAGTTTTGTGTGCGTGACAATGGCTATGGGGTGCCGGAAGACCTGCGGCCACATCTGTTTGACCCGTTTATCACGACAAAGACGAATGGCTCTGGTCTTGGGCTGGCGCTGGTTGCCAAGATTGTGGGCGATCATGGCGGCGTGGTGGAATGTGAAAGCGGCACTCGGGGCACGACCTTCCGCATTCTGATGCCTGCCTTTACCGGGCCAATTGTTCATTCTGGAATTGAGGACTAA